The sequence AAGAGAAACTGACCTATCCCGGCCAGATACGGGTGACGGTGATTCGAGAAACACGTGCAGTACAGTATGCAAGGTAAAAGAATAAATTCCTAATTTTATATAAACGTAAAATGGCAACGATAGAAGAACAAATAACTCTACTCGAAAGAGGAGTGGTTGACTGTATTGGTCATGATGAACTGCTCAAAAAACTGAAGAAATCTCAAGAAAGTGGTGTTCCGCTCAGGATAAAAGCAGGTTTTGATCCAACGGCCCCCGATCTTCATCTGGGGCATACGGTTTTACTTCAGAAGTTAAAGCATTTTCAGGATTTAGGTCACGATGTTTTTTTTCTCATCGGCGACTTTACTGGAATGATAGGAGATCCGACAGGAAAGTCTGAAACCAGAAAAGCACTCACTCGTGAAGATGTCGCAGCCAACGCTGAAAGTTATAAGGAACAGGTTTTTAAAATTCTTGATCCTGAGAAAACCAAAGTTGTGTTTAATTCAGAGTGGCTTGGCAAGCTTGATTCCTTTGATATGATTCGTCTTGCATCAGAACTGACTGTTGCCAGGATGCTTGAACGTGAAGATTTCAAGGTCAGATTTCGTGAAGGAAATCCTATTTCCATTCATGAATTTATGTACCCTCTCATTCAGGGCTATGATTCCGTTGCACTTGAAGCGGATGTGGAGCTTGGTGGAACAGATCAGCTGTTCAACCTGCTGATGGGGCGTGATCTACAGCGTTCAAGGGGGCAGGAACCTCAGGTGGTCATGACTCTTCCTCTTCTCGAAGGACTCGATGGCGTAAATAAGATGAGCAAATCTCTTGGAAACTATATTGGAGTTTCGGAACCTGCCAATGATATTTACGGTAAAGTTCTTTCTGCCTCCGATGAACTTATGTTCCGATACTTCGATCTTCTGAGTGACCTGAGCCAGGATGAAATTGCTGAGTTGAAGGCGCAGATGGACTCTGGTTCTCTGCATCCAAAGGAGATCAAGAAGCAGTTGGCCCGGGAGCTTACCGCCAGGTTTCATTCCAGTGAAGCAGCTCAACAGGCAGAAGAAAATTTTGAGAAAGTATTCCGCAAGGGTGGTCTTCCCGATGATATTGTTGAGAAGAGAATTCATTCCAATGACGACATCTGGCTGCCCCAGCTTCTCGTTGATCTTGAAATGGTGAAGTCAACTTCCGATGGGCGTCGTATGATCAAACAGAATGCGGTATCTCTTGATGGGGAGAAGGTGACGGATATGAATAAAAATGTCACCCCTCGGGGGAGTATACTGGTGAAAGTGGGTAAACTTCGTTTTTGTAAGGTGATTTTCGAATAATTTCTTTTGAAAAAATATAAAATAAGGCCCGTTGGAATACATTCCAGCGGGCCTTATTTTTTACCTTTCTGCTACTGAAAATAGCCTGAAAAATGAGGGTTGACTGCCGTTTACTGGTCTCAGTTAACAAGCACCTCAGAATCAGTGTTACTGCACTCGCTGCAAATTCCTGAAAATTCTATGTGGTGGCCGAGAACCTGATATTGACTTAGATCAGCGGCTGTTTTGTTAATACTGGTCATTACGGGAAGTTCGATATCATCAACCTTACCGCAGCTGAGACAGCGGATGTGGTAATGAGGGGCAATGGTTGCGTCAAAGCGTTTTTGGGTTCCACCAACTTCGAGCTTCAGGATGATTCCGGTTTCAGCCATAAGTTCAAGGTTTCTGTAAACAGTTCCCAGGCCAATACGAGGGAGACGTTTTCTCACCATGTCATATACTTCATTTGCAGTGGGATGGGAGGTGACCTTTCCGAGTTCTTCTAAAATTATCTGACGCTGAGTTGTCAAACGCATTTGTGGAGTAAGTTGCATTGTGTGGCTCCTTAAGAAAAAAAGTGAGTGGTAATTATTCTTGAACGCTAATTTAGATCAATTTGCGTTTTAAGCAAGAGAAAAATGCAAATAAATTTGACATAATGAAGGTGAAAGAGAAGAGTTGTGAAATAAAAAAGAGGTTAAATATGGATTCCTAACGGATTGGAGGGTTGTAATATCCCAATTGTAACTGCGGAAAATCTGTTTGTATTTTTTCAAGCCACTGGCGCATACCCATTGAAATAATTGATTGGTCGATGCCTATGCTTCGCATGTACCACTCAGGATCCATGTTTAGATTTCGTAATTGAATACGATCTGGGCGAAAAGTGTTAAGAAGGGTTGACAGTGCCTCAAATTCTGGGACCGAATCTGTGAAACCGGGAAGGATAAAATAGTTCAGTGAGACAAAAGCACC comes from Desulfocapsa sulfexigens DSM 10523 and encodes:
- the tyrS gene encoding tyrosine--tRNA ligase, encoding MATIEEQITLLERGVVDCIGHDELLKKLKKSQESGVPLRIKAGFDPTAPDLHLGHTVLLQKLKHFQDLGHDVFFLIGDFTGMIGDPTGKSETRKALTREDVAANAESYKEQVFKILDPEKTKVVFNSEWLGKLDSFDMIRLASELTVARMLEREDFKVRFREGNPISIHEFMYPLIQGYDSVALEADVELGGTDQLFNLLMGRDLQRSRGQEPQVVMTLPLLEGLDGVNKMSKSLGNYIGVSEPANDIYGKVLSASDELMFRYFDLLSDLSQDEIAELKAQMDSGSLHPKEIKKQLARELTARFHSSEAAQQAEENFEKVFRKGGLPDDIVEKRIHSNDDIWLPQLLVDLEMVKSTSDGRRMIKQNAVSLDGEKVTDMNKNVTPRGSILVKVGKLRFCKVIFE
- a CDS encoding Fur family transcriptional regulator codes for the protein MQLTPQMRLTTQRQIILEELGKVTSHPTANEVYDMVRKRLPRIGLGTVYRNLELMAETGIILKLEVGGTQKRFDATIAPHYHIRCLSCGKVDDIELPVMTSINKTAADLSQYQVLGHHIEFSGICSECSNTDSEVLVN